The following are from one region of the Aspergillus luchuensis IFO 4308 DNA, chromosome 4, nearly complete sequence genome:
- the YHM2 gene encoding putative mitochondrial DNA replication protein (Yhm2) (BUSCO:EOG09263HD8;~COG:C;~EggNog:ENOG410PHBV;~InterPro:IPR018108,IPR023395;~PFAM:PF00153) — MSTATAATAATGQKQLEKKPVKFSNLLLGAGLNLFEVTTLGQPLEVIKTTMAANRGDSFAGAMGRIWGRGGILGYYQGLIPWAWIEASTKGAVLLFVASEAEFRAKVLGAPDFAAGIAGGMVGGIAQAYATMGFCTCMKTVEITKHKMAAQGVKPPSTFATFMDIYRKEGIRGINRGVNAVAIRQTTNWGSRFGFSRLAETAIRKVTNKEEGQKLNAFEKILASGLGGGLSAWNQPIEVIRVEMQSKTDDPNRPKNLTVGKAAKYIYDQNGIKGLYRGVAPRVGLGIWQTVCMVALGDMAKEAVEKLTGDKVTAKH, encoded by the exons ATGTCTACCGCTACTGCCGCGACGGCCGCCACTGGCCAGAAACAGCTTGAAAAGAAGCCCGTGAAGTTCAGCAATCTGCTAC TGGGTGCTGGATTGAACCTCTTTGA GGTCACCACTTTGGGTCAG CCGCTGGAAGTGATCAAGACGACCATGGCTGCAAACCGGGGCGATAGCTTCGCTGGTGCTATGGGTCGAATTTGGGGCCGTGGCGGGATCCTCGGTT ATTATCAAGGTCTCATTCCGTGGGCCTGGATTGAGGCCTCCACTAAGGGCgccgtcctcctcttcgtcgcaTCGGAGGCGGAGTTCCGTGCCAAGGTGCTTGGTGCGCCCGACTTCGCCGCCGGTATCGCTGGAGGTATGGTCGGTGGTATTGCACAGGCATACGCGACCATGGGTTTCTGTACCTGCATGAAGACCGTTGAGATCACCAAGCACAAGATGGCCGCCCAGGGCGTCAAGCCCCCCAGCACCTTCGCGACCTTTATGGATATCTACCGCAAGGAGGGCATTCGTGGTATCAACCGTGGTGTCAACGCCGTTGCCATTCGCCAGACCACCAACTGGGGATCCCGCTTCGGTTTCTCTCGCCTGGCTGAAACCGCTATTCGCAAGGTCACCAACAAGGAAGAGGGTCAGAAGCTCAACGCGTTTGAGAAGATCCTGGCTTCCGGTCTCGGTGGTGGTCTCTCTGCCTGGAACCAGCCCATTGAGGTGATCCGTGTCGAGATGCAGAGCAAGACCGATGACCCCAACCGCCCCAAGAACCTCACCGTGGGCAAGGCCGCCAAGTACATCTACGACCAGAACGGCATCAAGGGATTGTACCGGGGTGTGGCTCCCCGTGTGGGTCTGGGAATCTGGCAGACCGTCTGCATGGTGGCACTTGGTGACAT GGCCAAGGAAGCAGTCGAAAAACTGACGGGCGACAAAGTCACCGCTAAGCACTAG
- the cit1 gene encoding citrate (Si)-synthase CIT1 (COG:C;~EggNog:ENOG410PFD1;~InterPro:IPR019810,IPR002020,IPR010109,IPR036969, IPR016142,IPR016143;~PFAM:PF00285;~go_function: GO:0004108 - citrate (Si)-synthase activity [Evidence IEA];~go_function: GO:0046912 - transferase activity, transferring acyl groups, acyl groups converted into alkyl on transfer [Evidence IEA];~go_process: GO:0006101 - citrate metabolic process [Evidence IEA]), with the protein MASTLRLGTSALRTSSIAAKPVVQSAAFNGLRCYSTGKAKSLKETFAEKLPAELEKVKKLRKEHGSKVIGEVTLDQAYGGARGVKCLVWEGSVLDSEEGIRFRGRTIPECQELLPKAPGGQEPLPEGLFWLLLTGEIPTEQQVRDLSAEWAARSDLPKFIEELIDRCPSTLHPMSQFSLAVTALEHESAFAKAYAKGINKKDYWNYTFEDSMDLIAKLPTIAAKIYRNVFKDGKVAPIQKDKDYSYNLANQLGYGDNNDFVELMRLYLTIHSDHEGGNVSAHTTHLVGSALSSPMLSLAAGLNGLAGPLHGLANQEVLNWLTKMKAAIGNDLSDEAIKNYLWSTLNAGQVVPGYGHAVLRKTDPRYVSQREFALRKLPDDPMFKLVSQVYKIAPGVLTEHGKTKNPYPNVDAHSGVLLQYYGLTEANYYTVLFGVSRALGVLPQLIIDRALGAPIERPKSYSTEAFAKLVGAKL; encoded by the exons ATGGCTTCCACCTTGAGACTGGGCACCTCTGCTCTCCGTACCTCCTCCATTGCCGCTAAGCCGGTTGTTCAGTCTGCTGCCTTCAATGGCCTGCGCTGCTACTCTACCGGCAAGGCCAAG TCCTTGAAGGAGACTTTCGCTGAGAAGCTCCCTGCCGAGCtcgagaaggtcaagaagcTCCGCAA GGAGCACGGCAGCAAGGTCATCGGCGAGGTCACTCTTGACCAGGCCTATGGTGGTGCCCGTGGTGTTAAGTGCCTCGTGTGGGAG GGTTCCGTCCTCGACTCTGAGGAGGGTATCCGTTTCCGTGGCCGTACC ATCCCCGAGTGCCAGGAGCTCCTCCCCAAGGCTCCCGGTGGTCAGGAGCCTCTTCCTGAGGGTCTCTTCTGGCTCCTCCTGACTGGCGAGATCCCTACTGAGCAGCAGGTCCGCGACCTGTCTGCTGAGTGGGCTGCCCGCTCCGACCTCCCCAAGTTCATTGAGGAGCTCATCGACCGCTGCCCCAGCACCCTGCACCCCATGTCCCAGTTCTCTCTGGCCGTCACCGCTCTTGAGCACGAGTCTGCCTTCGCCAAGGCCTATGCCAAGGGTATCAACAAGAAGGACTACTGGAACTACACCTTCGAGGACTCCATGGACCTCATTGCCAAGCTGCCCACCATCGCTGCCAAGATCTACCGCAACGTCTTCAAGGATGGCAAGGTCGCTCCTATCCAGAAGGACAAGGATTACTCCTACAACTTGGCCAACCAGCTCGGCTACGGCGACAACAACGACTTCGTTGAGCTCATGCGTCTTTACCTGACCATCCACTCCGACCACGAGGGTGGCAACGTCAGTGCTCACACCACCCACCTTGTCGGTAGCGCTCTGAGCTCCCCCATGCTCTCTCTCGCCGCTGGTCTGAACGGTCTGGCTGGTCCTCTCCACGGATT GGCCAACCAGGAAGTCCTTAACTGGCTCACCAAGATGAAGGCCGCCATTGGCAACGACCTCAGCGACGAGGCCATCAAGAACTACCTCTGGTCCACCCTGAACGCCGGCCAGGTCGTTCCCGGATACGGTCACGCCGTCCTTCGTAAGACCGACCCCCGCTACGTGTCTCAGCGCGAGTTCGCTCTTCGCAAGCTGCCCGATGACCCCATGTTCAAGCTGGTCAGCCAGGTCTACAAGATCGCTCCTGGTGTCCTGACCGAGCACGGCAAGACCAAGAACCCCTACCCCAACGTCGATGCT CACTCTGGTGTCCTCCTCCAGTACTACGGCCTGACTGAGGCCAACTACTACACCGTCCTCTTCGGTGTTTCCCGTGCTCTGGGTGTCCTTCCCCAGCTGATCATCGACCGTGCCCTTGGTGCCCCCATTGAGCGCCCCAAGTCCTACAGCACTGAGGCTTTCGCCAAGCTTGTTGGTGCTAAGCTGTAA
- a CDS encoding Nrd1 complex RNA-binding subunit (BUSCO:EOG092629WA;~COG:A;~EggNog:ENOG410QEBN;~InterPro:IPR000504,IPR035979,IPR012677,IPR006569, IPR008942;~PFAM:PF04818,PF00076;~go_function: GO:0003676 - nucleic acid binding [Evidence IEA]) encodes MSSAVAELDNYLQSMLALKPPGVSGSKINSITSLCTANVQNESVLIQKIYTHFKKAPGTHKLGVLYVVDSVTRQWVEAARKAGQPSGSAAPDGTFAAGVNRVTELLPVLMTDIINNAPEDQKEKIKKLVDIWERGYTFPAPMLASFKEKLNAPPSQNVESTTPEGSPAPNYMPLGGQQQPLNGVPSTTSAQQAPDTSSILKALADMAKQNTTAPAAPAVAAQTNPLNALTQQSTVPQPASSSVDQASQAPNGQAGVNPYAAGSMATPFAGLSSVAQNPALVPPPPQTQSQNHTPNPLAAAQNPLAALLPQATAAPAQPTAPIGPDALQQQLQLLQLLAAQGIPQEQWATALQILSLSNAAGMGGMTAAGQAPPPFNLPGQPVANAWGARPDSQSREFDRDRERDRDYMRSPPGQYRRRSRSPGWDRRREASPPRRRDSPVYGEYHGDSPGRRGGDPRGRRGNEYRQRSPPGRRRRTPSPPRKDPTLPPPGPKFIEWDYSIGQGNIKVLSRTLFVGGVTSSEAHLRSLFSKFGIVQTCIVNIDKRHAFIKMISRQDAVMARDGMESYKSGDMQLRTRWGVGFGPRDCSDYQTGISVIPIERLTEADRKWMLTAEYGGTGGRTIESGMVVEEPDIEIGAGVSSKAISRRIATDTGGKRGPVSSRTQQDRFRRPERDGPANGMGMGGSVEREIPNANNVGVPPAVPGFGFSFPGMPMFPPGFMMGGAQAGSGGAAQPPPPGQGSN; translated from the exons ATGTCGTCTGCTGTAGCAGAACTGGATAACTACCTCCAGTCTATGCTGGCACTCAAGCCCCCGGGTGTCTCAGGCTCTAAGATCAACAGTATTACATCGCTTTGCACGGCAAACGTTCAG AATGAATCCGTTCTCATCCAGAAGATCTATACACACTTCAAGAAGGCACCAGGAACACACAAATTGGGCGTACTCTATGTCGTAGACTCTGTAACTCGACAATGGGTAGAAGCAGCGCGCAAGGCAGGACAGCCATCCGGTAGTGCTGCTCCCGATGGTACTTTCGCCGCTGGTGTCAACAGAGTGACCGAATTGCTACCTGTCCTCATGACGGACATCATAAACAACGCTCCTGAAGATCAAAAG gaaaaaatcaagaaactGGTCGACATTTGGGAACGGGGCTATACTTTCCCTGCTCCCATGCTTGCCTCGTTCAAGGAGAAGTTAAACGCACCCCCATCACAAA ATGTGGAATCCACTACCCCGGAAGGCTCGCCAGCACCCAACTACATGCCGCTGGGAGGTCAACAGCAGCCGCTTAACGGTGTGCCTTCGACCACTTCTGCTCAACAGGCGCCAGACACCTCCAGTATTCTAAAGGCCCTGGCCGACATGGCCAAGCAGAACACAACAGCCCCCGCAGCCCCGGCCGTGGCGGCACAGACTAACCCTCTTAATGCTCTGACCCAGCAAAGTACGGTTCCGCAGCCCGCGTCATCATCCGTAGACCAGGCTTCACAGGCGCCGAATGGACAGGCTGGTGTAAACCCGTATGCTGCTGGAAGCATGGCGACCCCGTTCGCGGGCTTGAGTAGCGTTGCTCAAAACCCGGCATtggtgccgccgccgccgcagacCCAAAGCCAGAaccacacccccaacccGTTGGCAGCAGCGCAAAACCCACTGGCCGCGCTACTGCCGCAGGCGACTGCAGCTCCGGCTCAGCCGACTGCCCCGATCGGGCCTGAtgctctgcagcagcagctccagctcctgcaATTGCTGGCTGCCCAAGGCATTCCTCAAGAGCAGTGGGCCACAGCCCTGCAGATTCTCAGCCTGTCCAATGCCGCCGGTATGGGTGGAATGACCGCCGCCGGCCAGGCTCCTCCGCCTTTCAATCTGCCCGGTCAGCCCGTTGCCAACGCTTGGGGCGCTCGGCCCGACTCCCAGTCACGTGAATTCGACCGGGACCGTGAGCGTGATCGCGATTACATGCGCTCCCCTCCTGGCCAGTACCGCCGCCGTTCTCGCTCCCCCGGTTGGGACAGACGTCGTGAGGcctcccctcctcgtcgtcgtgaCAGCCCTGTCTATGGTGAGTACCATGGCGACTCCCCGGGACGTCGTGGTGGAGACCCGCGCGGTCGCAGAGGAAATGAGTATCGCCAGCGCAGCCCTCCTGGACGCCGTCGTCGcactccttctcctcctcgcaaGGATCCTACCTTGCCTCCCCCAGGCCCCAAGTTCATCGAGTGGGACTACTCCATTGGCCAAGGGAACATTAAAG TCCTGAGTCGTACTCTTTTCGTTGGAGGTGTCAC GTCTTCTGAGGCGCATCTTCGCTCTCTCTTTAGCAAATTTGGCATCGTCCAGACGTGCATCGTCAACATTGACAAGCGTCATGCCTTCATCAAGATGATCAGCCGTCAGGATGCCGTCATGGCACGCGATGGCATGGAGTCTTACAAGTCCGGTGACATGCAGCTCAGG ACTCGATGGGGTGTGGGATTCGGTCCTCGTGACTGCAGCGATTACCAAACAGGCATCAGTGTGATTCCGATTGAAAGACTAACGGAGGCCGATCGGAAATGGATGCTCACCGCCGAATATGGTGGCACTGGCGGCAGGACCATCGAGTCCGGAATGGTCGTCGAGGAGCCCGACATTGAGATTGGCGCTGGTGTATCCTCCAAAG CTATCAGCAGAAGGATTGCTACCGACACTGGCGGCAAGCGTGGACCTGTCTCTTCCCGCACGCAGCAGGACCGATTCCGTCGGCCGGAGCGCGATGGACCTGCCAACGGGATGGGCATGGGTGGCTCGGTGGAGCGCGAGATACCTAATGCCAACAATGTCGGTGTCCCGCCTGCAGTGCctggcttcggcttctcATTCCCCGGCATGCCCATGTTCCCTCCCGGCTTTATGATGGGAGGAGCACAAGCTGGATCTGGCGGTGCGGCACagccgcctcctccaggcCAAGGAAGCAATTAG
- a CDS encoding O-acetylhomoserine aminocarboxypropyltransferase/cysteine synthase family protein (COG:E;~EggNog:ENOG410Q566;~InterPro:IPR006235,IPR015424,IPR000277,IPR015421, IPR015422;~PFAM:PF01053;~go_function: GO:0003824 - catalytic activity [Evidence IEA];~go_function: GO:0016765 - transferase activity, transferring alkyl or aryl (other than methyl) groups [Evidence IEA];~go_function: GO:0030170 - pyridoxal phosphate binding [Evidence IEA];~go_process: GO:0006520 - cellular amino acid metabolic process [Evidence IEA];~go_process: GO:0019346 - transsulfuration [Evidence IEA]) gives MSESKQPHFETLQLHAGHEPDSETHSRAVPIYATTSYTFNDSAHGARLFGLKEFGNIYSRIMNPTVDVFEKRIAALEGGVAAVAASSGQSAQFMAISALAHAGDNIVSTSNLYGGTYNQFKVLFPRLGITTKFVQGDSPEAIAAAIDDRTKAVYVETIGNPRYNVPDFEAIAKVAHEKGVPLVVDNTFGAGGYYCRPIEHGADIIVHSATKWIGGHGTTVAGVVVDSGKFDWGKHAARFPQFVEPSEGYHGLKFWETFGPLAFAIRVRVEILRDLGSALNPFAAQQLLLGIETLSLRAERHASNAIILANWLRKNENVSWVSYPGLEDHPSHETAKRYLKHGFGGVLSFGVKGGAAAGSQVVDGFKLISNLANVGDMKTLAIHPWSTTHEQLTVQERIDSGVTEDGIRISVGTEHIDDIIADFEQSFKAASAL, from the exons ATGTCCGAATCTAAGCAGCCCCATTTCGAAACTTTACAGCTTCATGCGGG TCATGAACCAGATTCTGAGACCCATTCGCGAGCAGTACCAATCTATGCAACCACC TCCTACACCTTCAATGACTCCGCACATGGCGCCAGACTCTTTGGTCTCAAAGAGTTTGGCAACATCTATAGTCGGATTATGAAC CCCACTGTGGATGTCTTTGAGAAACGTATCGCCGCCCTTGAAGGTGGTGTCGCAGCCGTCGCCGCCTCTTCGGGTCAATCTGCGCAGTTCATGGCCATATCTGCCCTTGCCCATGCTGGCGATAACATCGTGTCCACCAGTAACCTGTACGGTGGCACTTATAACCAATTCAAAGTCCTATTCCCTCGATTGGGAATCACAACCAAGTTCGTCCAGGGAGACAGCCCGGAGGCCATAGCTGCAGCCATTGACGACCGTACGAAGGCTGTTTACGTTGAGACTATCGGAAACCCCCGCTATAATGTACCCGATTTCGAAGCCATCGCCAAGGTAGCCCACGAAAAGGGCGTGCCCCTAGTG GTTGACAATACATTCGGCGCCGGCGGCTATTATTGCCGTCCCATTGAGCACGGCGCCGACATTATTGTACACAGCGCCACCAAGTGGATTGGAGGTCACGGCACCACTGTTGCTGGTGTAGTTGTTGACAGTGGAAAGTTTGACTGGGGAAAGCATGCAGCACGCTTCCCACAGTTTGTTGAACCTTCCGAAGGCTACCATGGCTTGAAGTTCTGGGAAACCTTTGGTCCCCTTGCTTTTGCCATTCGGGTGCGAGTGGAGATATTGAGAGACCTTGGATCAGCTCTGAACCCTTTTGCTGCGCAACAGCTTCTCCTCGGCATCGAGACCTTGAGTTTACGTGCCGAGAGACATGCAAGCAATGCTATAATACTGGCCAATTGGCTTCGCAAGAATGAAAACGTCTCTTGGGTCTCATACCCAGGATTGGAGGACCACCCGAGCCATGAGACGGCGAAGCGCTATCTCAAGCATGGCTTTGGTGGCGTTCTTTCTTTTGGGGTCAAGGGAGGTGCTGCCGCTGGCAGTCAAGTGGTTGACGGCTTTAAGTTGATCAGTAATCTCGCAAA TGTTGGGGATATGAAGACCCTCGCTATTCACCCTTGGTCCACGACTCATGAACAGCTTACCGTACAGGAACGCATTGACTCTGGAGTCACTGAGGATGGAATCCGCATCTCGGTGGGTACTGAGCATATCGATGATATCATTGCCGACTTTGAGCAGTCGTTCAAGGCTGCTAGTGCTCTGTAA
- a CDS encoding MARVEL domain-containing protein (COG:S;~EggNog:ENOG410PSVR;~InterPro:IPR008253;~PFAM:PF01284;~TransMembrane:4 (i7-30o42-65i72-96o108-133i);~go_component: GO:0016020 - membrane [Evidence IEA]), with translation MAVNFPWIYPVRVIQALFGIIVLALTAYYISWFAYSSDSPNFMLFVACWTAFIATPYLALAPVFFPQFAHRIVIPAVEVITMIFWFAGFIALAVFLPPTEACHWSRCSALQAAVVFGAFEWVLFLVTSVFAVLGISRTRSSSMTVP, from the exons ATGGCTGTGAATTTTCCCTGGATCTACCCTGTTCGGGTAATTCAGGCCCTCTTCGGAATAATCGTCCTTGCTTTAACCGCATACT ACATCAGTTGGTTCGCGTATAGTAGCGACTCGCCCAATTTCATGCTTTTCGTGGCGTGCTGGACAGCCTTCATCGCAACTCCCTATCTTGCCTTGGCGCCAGTGTTCTTCCCCCAGTTTGCGCATCGCATCGTCATCCCAGCTGTCGAAGTGATTACCATGATATTCTGGTTTGCAGGATTCATCGCCCTAGCCGTATTCCTCCCACCAACAGAAGCCTGTCACTGGAGCCGTTGCAGTGCGTTACAGGCCGCAGTGGTCTTCGGTGCATTCGAGTG GGTACTATTTCTGGTTACTTCCGTTTTCGCTGTCCTCGGCATTTCGCGTACCCGGTCCAGCTCCA TGACGGTTCCATGA
- a CDS encoding putative arginine transporter (COG:E;~EggNog:ENOG410PF8W;~InterPro:IPR004840,IPR004841,IPR004762;~PFAM:PF13520,PF00324;~TransMembrane:12 (i67-86o92-108i115-131o143-164i171-194o200-224i296-317o337-362i394-411o423-450i470-494o500-520i);~go_component: GO:0016020 - membrane [Evidence IEA];~go_component: GO:0016021 - integral component of membrane [Evidence IEA];~go_process: GO:0006865 - amino acid transport [Evidence IEA];~go_process: GO:0055085 - transmembrane transport [Evidence IEA]) → MAFGNKVKSTSAEGEKGKMAPEETVQVQPTNPSSDLNDIDCEKHGASRESNPLPDLKRKLRSRHLQMIAIGGTIGTGLFIGSGTAVANGGPVGALIAYIFVGTIVYSVMTSLGEIATYIPIPGAFTAYAARLVDPSLGFAMGWIYWFSWASTFALELTATGLIIQFWDDSINIAIFIAVFWVLITLLNFLPVSFYGELEFWLSSVKVITVVGFMIFAICIDAGVGDEGYLGFRYWVHPGPFAPYSGVHPDSTAKFVGFWSVLIQAGFSYQGTELVGIAAAETENPRKTVPAAIRKTFYRILFFFVLTIFFIGLLVPYTNENLLTDGNDANSSPFVIAARLAGVKVLPHIINGVLLTVVLSAANSNVYSGSRILIGLAQEGFAPRWFKKTSKKGVPYYSVAFTAAFGLLGFMNVSNAGSTVFNWLVNIAGVAGFITWASLNGCHLAFMRALKARDISRDTLPYKAIWQPYYSWYGLFFNILIIITQGFTSFITSFSVTDFFIDYISLILFVVLYVGHKIYFRTSFVHPLEADIDTGRQEVDNETWETEAPATKWHQKLARSFLG, encoded by the exons ATGGCCTTCGGGAACAAGGTCAAATCCACGTCTGCcgagggggaaaagggcaaGATGGCGCCTGAAGAGACTGTCCAGGTTCAGCCCACGAACCCTTCGTCCGACTTGAACGACATCGACTGTGAGAAACATGGCGCCAGTCGCGAGTCGAATCCCCTGCCCGATCTCAAGCGGAAGCTGAGAAGTCGCCATCTTCAGATGATTGCCATTG GTGGTACCATCGGCACCGGTCTGTTCATTGGTAGTGGTACTGCTGTTGCCAATGGAGGTCCTGTTGGTGCCCTCATCGCCTACATCTTCGTCGGTACGATCGTCTACTCTGTTATGACCTCTTTGGGTGAAATTGCGACCTATATTCCGATTCCTGGAGCGTTCACGGCCTACGCTGCTCGTCTGGTGGACCCCAGTCTTGGCTTCGCTATGGGGTGGATCTATTGGTTTTCCTGGGCTAGTACATTTGCACTCGAGTTAACGGCAACCGGTCTGATCATTCAATTTTGGGACGACTCCATCAATATCGCTATCTTTATCGCCGTCTTTTGGGTTCTGATCACCCTATTGAACTTCCTGCCTGTCAGCTTTTACGGTGAATTGGAGTTTTGGCTTTCAAGCGTCAAAGTCATCACCGTTGTTGGGTTCATGATCTTCGCCATCTGCATTGACGCCGGCGTCGGTGACGAAGGGTATCTCGGATTTCGCTATTGGGTTCACCCGGGTCCCTTTGCTCCTTATTCAGGTGTCCACCCTGACTCGACGGCAAAGTTCGTCGGTTTTTGGTCTGTCCTTATCCAGGCTGGCTTCTCGTATCAGGGAACAGAACTGGTCGGTATCGCAGCCGCTGAGACAGAAAACCCTCGCAAAACGGTGCCTGCGGCTATTCGCAAGACCTTCTATCGCattctgttcttcttcgtcctgaCCATCTTTTTCATCGGTCTTCTGGTGCCCTACACCAACGAGAACCTCCTGACCGATGGAAACGATGCCAACTCGTCGCCTTTTGTCATTGCGGCCAGGCTTGCTGGAGTCAAGGTTCTGCCTCACATTATTAACGGAGTCCTGCTTACTGTGGTGCTCTCTGCCGCCAATTCGAACGTTTACAGTGGCAGTCGTATCTTGATTGGTTTGGCTCAGGAAGGTTTTGCCCCGCGCTGGTTCAAGAAGACTTCCAAGAAGGGTGTGCCATACTATAGCGTTGCCTTCACAGCAGCCTTCGGTCTTCTCGGTTTCATGAACGTCTCCAATGCTGGTAGCACTGTGTTCAACTGGCTCGTCAATATCGCCGGTGTCGCAGGCTTCATCACTTGGGCATCGTTGAACGGCTGCCATCTTGCTTTCATGCGCGCCTTGAAGGCTCGCGACATCTCCCGCGACACCCTTCCGTATAAAGCTATCTGGCAGCCCTACTATTCCTGGTACGGGCTGTTTTTCaacattctcatcatcatcacgcAAGGTTTCACCTCCTTTATTACCAGCTTTAGCGTCACGGATTTCTTCATCGATTACATCAGTCTGATTCTCTTCGTCGTGCTCTATGTTGGACACAAGATCTACTTCCGGACATCTTTTGTCCATCCTCTTGAGGCCGATATTGATACGGGCCGCCAGGAGGTTGATAACGAAACGTGGGAAACGGAGGCTCCCGCCACCAAGTGGCACCAGAAGCTTGCACGCTCATTCCTGGGCTGA